Genomic segment of Rhodococcus sp. W8901:
CATCTCAGTACCCACAGGAAGAGAAAACAATAGTGATTCCGTGAGTAGTGGCGAGCGAAAGCGGAAGAGGCTAAACCATGGATGTGTGATAGCCGGCGGGCGTTGCATTCGTGGGGTTGTGGGATCCATTTTGTCAATTCTGCCGGGTTGGCCAACAGTAAGAAATCATCGTGTTAGTCGAAGTGGTCTGGAACGGCCTGTCGTAGAGGGTGAGAATCCCGTAGACGAAAACATGGTGACTGTTGTAGTGGACACCCAAGTAGCAGCGGGCCCGTGAAATCTGCTGTGAATCTGTCGGGACCACCCGATAAGCCTGAATACTCCCTGGTGACCGATAGCGGACTAGTACCGTGAGGGAAAGGTGAAAAGTACCCCGGGAGGGGAGTGAAATAGTACCTGAAACCGTGCGCTTACAATCCGTCAGAGCCTTCGAACACTTCGGTGTTGGGGGTGATGGCGTGCCTTTTGAAGAATGAGCCTGCGAGTTAGCGGCATGTCGCGAGGTTAACCCGTGTGGGGTAGCCGTAGCGAAAGCGAGTCCGAATAGGGCGTCCGTAGTGGCATGTTCTAGACCCGAAGCGGAGTGATCTACCCATGGCCAGGGTGAAGCGACGGTAAGACGTCGTGGAGGCCCGAACCCACTTAGGTTGAAAACTGAGGGGATGAGCTGTGGGTAGGGGTGAAAGGCCAATCAAACTCCGTGATAGCTGGTTCTCCCCGAAATGCATTTAGGTGCAGCGTCGCGTGTTTCACTCTGGAGGTAGAGCTACTGGATGGCCGATGGGCCCCACAAGGTTACTGACGTCAGCCAAACTCCGAATGCCAGAGTGTGAGAGCGCGGCAGTGAGACTGCGGGGGATAAGCTTCGTAGTCGAGAGGGAAACAGCCCAGATCGCCGGCTAAGGCCCCTAAGCGTGTACTAAGTGGAAAAGGATGTGGGGTCGCGAAGACAACCAGGAGGTTGGCTTAGAAGCAGCCACCCTTGAAAGAGTGCGTAATAGCTCACTGGTCAAGTGATCCTGCGCCGACAATGTAGCGGGGCTCAAGTACACCGCCGAAGCCGCGGCATTCACATAACACCCATTTCCTCCTGCGGGGGGTTGTGCAGTGGTGTGGATGGGTAGGGGGAGCGTCGTGCAGCCATGGAAGCAGCGGGGTGACCTAGTTGTGGAGGCTGCACGAGTGAGAATGCAGGCATGAGTAGCGAAAGACGAGTGAGAAACTCGTCCGCCGAATGACCAAGGGTTCCTGGGCCAGGTTAATCCGCCCAGGGTGAGTCGGGACCTAAGGCGAGGCCGACAGGCGTAGTCGATGGACAACGGGTTGATATTCCCGTACCCGTGTGAACGCGCCCCTGGTGAATCAGTGATACTAACCGTCCTGAAGCGTCCTTACTTCCCTTCGGGGAACCTGGATGTGGATGCACGGGACCTGATCTGGTAGTAGCCAAGCGATGGGGTGACGCAGGAAGGTAGCTGAGCCAGTCAGTGGTAATACTGGTGTAAGCGTGTAGGGCGTGGCCTAGGCAAATCCGGGTCACATACAGCCTGAGACGTGATGCGTAGCCGATTGAGGCGAATTCAGTGATCCTATGCTGCCGAGAAAAGCCTCTAGCGAGCTTTCACACGGCCCGTACCCCAAACCGACACAGGTGGTCAGGTAGAGAATACTAAGGCGATCGAGATAACTGTGGTTAAGGAACTCGGCAAAATGCCCCCGTAACTTCGGGAGAAGGGGGGCCTCGTCTGGTGATCCAACTTGCTTGGTGAGCTGGGTGGGGCCGCAGAGACCAGAGAGAAGCGACTGTTTACTAAAAACACAGGTCCGTGCGAAGTCGTAAGACGATGTATACGGACTGACGCCTGCCCGGTGCTGGAAGGTTAAGAGGACCGGTTAGCCAGCAATGGCGAAGCTGAGAATTTAAGCCCCAGTAAACGGCGGTGGTAACTATAACCATCCTAAGGTAGCGAAATTCCTTGTCGGGTAAGTTCCGACCTGCACGAATGGCGTAACGACTTCTCTGCTGTCTCAACCACAGACTCGGCGAAATTGCATTACGAGTAAAGATGCTCGTTACGCGCGGCAGGACGAAAAGACCCCGGGACCTTCACTATAGCTTGGTATTGGTGTTCGGTTCGGTTTGTGTAGGATAGGTGGGAGACTGTGAAGCGGGCACGCCAGTGTTCGTGGAGTCGTTGTTGAAATACCACTCTGATCGTATTGGACATCTAACCTCGGACCATGATCTGGTTCAGGGACAGTGCCTGGTGGGTAGTTTAACTGGGGCGGTTGCCTCCCAAAATGTAACGGAGGCGCCCAAAGGTTCCCTCAGCCTGGTTGGCAATCAGGTGTTGAGTGCAAGTGCACAAGGGAGCTTGACTGTGAGACTGACAGGTCGAGCAGGGACGAAAGTCGGGACTAGTGATCCGGCACCGGCAAGTGGAAGCGGTGTCGCTCAACGGATAAAAGGTACCCCGGGGATAACAGGCTGATCTTCCCCAAGAGTCCATATCGACGGGATGGTTTGGCACCTCGATGTCGGCTCGTCGCATCCTGGGGCTGGAGTAGGTCCCAAGGGTTGGGCTGTTCGCCCATTAAAGCGGCACGCGAGCTGGGTTTAGAACGTCGTGAGACAGTTCGGTCTCTATCCGCCGCGCGCGTTAGAAACTTGAGGAAGGCTGTCCCTAGTACGAGAGGACCGGGACGGACGAACCTCTGGTGTGCCAGTTGTTCCGCCAGGAGCACTGCTGGTTAGCTACGTTCGGAAGGGATAACCGCTGAAAGCATCTAAGCGGGAAGCCTGTTCCAAGATGAGGTTTCTCACCCCCTCGAGGGGGGTAAGGCCCCCGGCAGACCACCGGGTTGATAGGCCAGAACTGGAAGCACGGTAACGTGTGGAGGTGACTGGTACTAATAGGCCGAGGACTTACCACAAAGAAGCTACGCGTCCACTGTGCGGTATCTGAAACAACACACAGATACCATTCACCCCCAACACCCCAGGTCTTGTGCCGGCGGGTGGTTCGGGCGGGGGAATTGAATGTGTGACAGTTTCATAGAGTTACGGCGGCCATAGCGGAGGGGAAACGCCCGGTCCCATTCCGAACCCGGAAGCTAAGCCCTCCAGCGCCGATGGTACTGCACCCGACAGGGTGTGGGAGAGTAGGACACCGCCGAACACCCTTTCACCGAAGGCCCCCACCCATCAGGGTGGGGGCCTTCGGCATTTCCGTACCACGACCCTTCTCGGCCATTCTCGGTTCGCAATGCACGAGATTTCGACGCCATTCGGCGGCATCAGAAATCGAGAAATCCCGGGACGACAATCTGGGCCGCCCCCTTGCTGTCGAGTCGCCCGTAGAAGTACACCGAGCCGTAACCGAACAGGTATTCCTCGACGAATTCCGGGTCCGGTGCGTCGGAGACCGGCCACCCCTCCTCGTTCACCTGGAACAAGAATCGATACCCGTCGGCCTCCACGGCGTGCGCATAGGACGGTTCGTTCTGGATCAGGACGGGATCCCCGGCGATCCGCACGAACGGCGCTTCCTCCGCGTCGACCGGTGCGGAGATCAGCGCAGCGCTGCCCAGTCCCGGGTGCCGGCCAACGATCCCGTCGCCGCGACCGGACGGCTCGTGCAGGACCGCGTGCACCCCGATATCGGGGTACTCCAGGTCGTCGTCGCCGATCGTGAACCCTCGCCGGACGAACACCGACAGTTCCCGTCCCAGGAGCCACTCGGCCGCACTTGCCGCCAGGGTGAGCAGGTAGTCGTGGGTCTCGACCAGTGTGTCGCCGGCGAAACACCGCGGCGGATTCCCGCCGACCCGTGATCCCTCTCGTCGGTCGACGGGGGCGATCGCGAGATGCACTGGTTCCATTCGTCGAATAGTAGGTTCAGGCCCCTCGCGGCATAGACATCAGACGTCTGATGTCTATACGCTGGCGATCGGAGGTGGTCGTCGTGACCGAGCACGCATTGCACAGTGGGCCGTTGGTTCCGCAGCTGGAAGCGTTGCTGGCGCAGCGGATCCGTACCGGTGAATGGGCGGTCGGCGAGCGGATACCGAGTGAGACGGAACTGGCAACCGAGATCGGTGTCGGCCGATCCTCCGTCCGGGAGGCTGTCCGGTTGCTCGTCCGCGACGGACTGCTGGATGTACGCCGTGGAATCGGGACGTTCGTCGTGGAGCCTCAGACCGGCGATCCAGGTCTGGAGCAGTTGTTGCGCCGCTCGCGCATCCTCGAGGTCCTGGAGGTGCGCCGCGCACTCGAGGCGGAGGCGGCCCGGCTCGCCGCCGAGCGTGCTCACCCGGAGGGTCTCGCAAAGGTCCGGCGTCAGCTGGCCGAGCGTCATGCCCGGCAACCGCTCGACGCCGAGGCGTTCGTCGAAGCCGATCTCGACTTCCACCAGGCGGTCGTCGAACTCGCCGGCAACTCGGTGCTGTCCGCGCTCTTCGCCTCCGTACGGCCGGTGCTGCACGAGGTGCTCGTCGAGATGGTCCGGAACGAACCGATACCGGACACCGCCTGTGCGCACGACGCGCTGGTGCACGCCCTCGAGGAGGGCGACCCGACGGCCGCGGTCGCCGCGACGGAGGCGAACCTCGATCCCGTGATGGCCACGCTCCGTGAGGAAGGACCACGCCCGTGAGTACCCGGATCCACCGAGAGGTCGTGCTGAGCGCCGAGAACGTCGACCTCGTGCGCGACGGACGTCCGCTGCTGAACGGGATCGACGTCCAGATCGAGCAGGGGCAGCACTGGGTGTTGCTGGGCGCCAACGGTGCCGGCAAGAGCACGCTGCTGAGCCTGCTCGGTGCGGTCGCCCATCCCACCCGAGGCACCGTGCACGTGCTCGGCCACCGACTGGGCCGCGTCGACATGCGTGAACTGCGCTCGCACATCGGGCACGTCAACCCGCGGCACGTCGTCGAACGTCCGCTGACCGTGCGCGACATCGTCCTCACCGGGCTGACGAACACCCCCGAGTTCGCGCAGCGGTGGCAGCCCACCGAGGCGGACCGGGAGCGGGCGGAGGAATTGATCGCGATGATGGGCATGTCGGAGCGGCTCGAAGCGCGCTGGCCGGTCCTGTCGCAGGGGGAGCGGGGCCGGGCATTGATCGCGCGGGCGTTGATGCCGGACCCGCCGGTCCTGCTGCTCGACGAGCCCGCCACCGGGCTGGACCTCGCGGCTCGGGAGCAGTTGCTGACCGCGCTCGACGAGATGCGTGCGCAGCATCCGTCGATGGCCAGCATCCTGGTGACCCACCACATCGAGGAGATCCCGACGACCACCACGCACGCGATCCTGATACGTGACGGCGTCATCATCGCGCAGGGGTCCGCAGCGTCGGTGATCACCACCGAGCGCATCAGCGAGTGCTTCGACCATCCGATCGACATTCTTCGCAACGGTGGGCGGTATTCCGCGCAGGCTCGTGCTCCGAAGGTGGGCTCGACAGCCTGACCCCCGGGTCCCGGGAGATCCTTCGCAAGGCGTATAAATACATCTTGTGTCTAAGTTGTATTCGGCTGCCGAGCTCGCGTACCGCGAGGTGAAGGAACTCATCCTGTCCGGGGAGCTCCCGGGCGGTGAGCTGATCAGCGAGGGCGAGATCGCCACGCGGATGGGCTCGAGTCGGACGCCGGTACGTGAGGCGTTCCTGCGGCTCGAGGCCGAGGGCTGGATGCGGCTGTACCCGAAGCGCGGTGCGCTGATCGTGCCCGTCGCGGAGGGGGAGGCTGAGCACGTCGTCGATGCGCGTCTGCTCATCGAGGTCCATGCCGCGCAGGTCGCCGCCGCGAGCCCGCGTACCCGAGAGGCGCTGGTCGCGGCGCTGCGGGCCAATCTGGAGGAGCAGCGCGACACGGCCGCGCAGGGGGATGCCGCGCGGTTCAGCACGCTGGATGCCAACTTCCACCGCGCGCTGGTGCGCGCCGGCGGCAACCCGCTGCTCGAGAGTTTCTACGACGGTCTGCGCGAGCGGCAACGCCGGATGACCGCGCATTCCCTGGCTCGGGATCCCGACCAGATCACCAAGATCGTCGACGATCACACCCGCCTGGCGGACCTGATCGAGGCCGGTGATGCCGAGGGCTTCGCGTCGGCTGTCGGACGACACATGCGTGAGGTGCACTCACTGGGGAACGGAGGGATCCGATGACCGCGGTCGACGAGTCCACCACCACCACCGCGTCGGCGAAGCCGACCCGGACGCGGTCCTGGGCGCTGGTGGCCGCGGGCATGTTCGCCGTCGCGTGGGGCGGCAACGAGTTCACCCCGTTGCTGGTGATGTACAAGCTCGATCACGGTTTCACGCAGGTCGTCGTCGACACCTTTCTGTTCGCGTACGTGTTCGGCATCGTTCCGGCGCTGCTGATCGGCGGACCGCTGTCGGATCGACTCGGTCGGCGGGCGCTGATGCTGCCCGCGCCGTTCATCGCGGTGGCCGGGTCGCTGGTGCTGGCGTCCGCGCCCGATTCGGCACCGATGCTGATCGTGGGTCGCATCCTGTCCGGTGTGGCGCTCGGCCTCGGCATGGCCGTCGGCGGCAGTTGGGTCAAGGAACTCTCGAGTCCGGAATACGACCCGAAGGCCGGGCCGGGGTCGGGTGCGCGACGGGCCGCGATGAGCCTGACCGCCGGATTCGGTGTCGGCGCCGGCATCGCCGGTGTGCTCGCGCAGTGGGGGCCGTGGCCCAGTGCGTTCCCGTACGCGGTGCACATCGCGATCGCGTTGGCCGCGGGCATCGCGATGCTGCGCGCACCGGAGACCCGGGCGGCGGTGCCGAGGGCCGACCGCGGACGACTGGCCGCCGATCTGAAGATCCCGTCCGCCGGACACCGCCGGTTCCTGTACGTCGCGGCGCCGGTGGCGCCGTGGGTGTTCGGTGCGGCCGCGTCGGCGTATGCGGTGCTGCCCGCGCTGATGACGTCGCGCAGCGGTGGGGCGCCCATCGCGTTCTCGGCGCTGCTGTGCGTGATCGGACTCGGATCCGGGTTCGCGATCCAGGCCGTCGGCCGTCGGATCGACACCCCGCTGAACGCGCGGGCCGTCGCGGTGGCGCTCGCGGTCCTGGTCGCGGGCATGTCGCTCGCAGCCGTCGCATCCAGTGCGTTGACGGTGCCGCTCGCGATGATTGCGGCCGCGGTCCTCGGCTGTGGCTACGGCATGGCGCTGGTGTCGGGGCTGCAGGAGATCCAGCGGATCGCCGGCCCGGACGATCTCGCCGGTCTCACCGCGGTCTTCTACTCGCTGAGCTACCTCGGGTTCGCCGTGCCCGCGGTGATGGCGGTGATCGCCGAGACCAACCCGGCGCTGACGTACCCGATGATGTTCGTGATCGGCGCGATCGTGGCCGCCGCGAGCCTCGTCCTGGTCGTCGTGAAGTGGCGTGCGGACCTGCCGGCGGCGGTCGCCGCGGAGGCGTCAGAGCGCCGGTAGCGGCTTCGCCGCGAGCCACGCGTCCCACAGCGGGCGCAGCGGCTTGTCGGTGAAATGCGCTGCCAGGTCGGTGAACTGCTCGGTGGAGACCGTCGAGTGCCGGTACTTCGCGGTCCACTTCTGCAGCAGCGCGAAGAAGGCGTCGTCGCCGATCTGCCGCCGCAACGCATGCAGGGTGAGGGCGCCGCGCTTGTAGATGCGGTCGTCGAACATCAGCCGCGGTCCGGGATCGCCGAGCAGGATGTCCTGCGGTTTACCGGCGAGCCCGCGGTGCGCCTGCTGCGCGTGGGTGTGGGCGTCGGGGCCACCGGAGTTCTCCGACCAGAGCCACTCGGCGTAGCAGGCGAAACCCTCGTGCAGCCAGATGTCCTTCCACATGCCGAGGGTGAGGCTGTTGCCGAACCACTGGTGCGCAAGCTCGTGCGCGACAAGACGTTCGGAGCCGCGTACGCCGTCGCAATGGTTGGCGCCGAAGATCGACAGGCCCTGCGCCTCGATCGGGATCTCCAGTTCGTCGCCGGTCACGACCACGGAGTAGTCCTCGAACGGGTAGGGGCCGAAGAGCCTCTCGAAGACGTCCATCATCTCGGGCTGCCGGGCGAAGTCGTGGTCGAACGGCACCCGCAGTTCCTTGGGGTGCAGTGCGTGGATCGGCACCCTGCCGTGGCCGACGCGTCGGCGCTCGTACGGTCCGATCTGGATGGTCGCCAGGTAGCTCGACATCGGCTCGGCCTGCTCGTACACCCACGTGGTGTGGCTCGCGCGGGTCTGCTTCCTGACCAGCGTCCCGTTCGCGACGGCGTGGTACGGCGAGTCGGTGGTGATCGAGATGTTGTAGCTGGCTTTGGAACTCGGATGGTCGTCGCACGGGAACCACGACGCGGCGCCGTTGGGCTGGCTCGCGACGAGGGACCCCTCGTCCAGCTCCTCCCAGCCGACGTCGCCCCACATGGTGACGATCGGTTCGGGGTTGCCCCCGTACTGGACGGTGATCGCGAGCAGGCCGCCCGCGGGGATCTTCTGCGCCGGAGTGATCGTGAGCTTGCCGCCGCGGTGCGTGTACTTGGCCCCGCGGCCACCGTTGACCGACACCTTCGACACCTGCATCGTCTGCGCGAGATCGAGCGAGAACTTGCCTCGGACGTCGGTGGTGGTGGCCGTGATCGACGCCTTGCCGGACAACCGGTTGCTGGGGACCTTGTACGTGAGGTCGAGTTCGTATCGGGAGACCCGGTAGCCGCGGTTGCCGTTCTGCGGCAGGTACGGATCGATCGGTTCCTCGTAGAACTTGCCGGGCTTCATCGAGTACCCCCGTTCGTCGTCGAATCCGGCCACGGTGCAATCGGATTGCCCTGCCAGCGGGTGGACGGCGGGACGGTGTCGCCGCGCATCACGAGCGAGGCCGGGCCGACGGTGGCGCCGTCGCCCAGTCCCGCGGCGGGCAGTGCGACACAGTGCGGCCCGAGGGTGGCGCCGGCGCCCAGCGTGACGGTGTCCATGGACATGATCCGATCATGGAACAGGTGCGTCTGCACGACGCACCCTCGCTCGACGGTGGCGCCGTCGCCGAGGGTCACCAGGTCGGCCTCGGGCAGCCAGTACGTCTCGCACCACACGCCGCGGCCGATCGTCGCGCCGAGTCCGCGCAGCCATACGTTCATCACCGCGGTGCCGTTGGCGGCCCGCGCGAACCACGGTGCGGCAACGGTTTCGACGAACGCGTCGGACACCTCGTTGCGCCACACGAACGAACTCCACAGCGGATGTTCGACCGCGCCGATCCGGCCGACGACCAGCCACTTGGCCGCCACCGATACCGCGCCGGCGACGGCGCCCGCGATCATCAGGACCACGCCGCCGCCGAGCGCCGCGAGAGCGAACCCGCCGACCGACACCAGCCACGCGAGGGCGAACAGGACGCCGAGACCGATCCCGAACGTCACCATCACCGGGATCAGCCGGCACGTCTCGACCACCGCGCGGGCGATCTTGAGCCGCAGCGGCGGGGCGAACGTGCGGGACGCGTCGGACTCGGTGGCCGCCCGGCGCAGCCGCACCGGCGGGCTGCCCAGCCACGACGATCCCGACTTCGCCTTGCTGGGCGCTGCGGACAGCACCGCGACGAGGCCGTTCTTGGGCACGCGTCGGCCCGGGCCGGCCATGCCGGAGTTGCCGAGGAACGCGCGCTTGCCGACCTTCGCGGGCTCGACCCGCATCCACCCGCCGCCGAGTTCGTAACTCGCGACCATGGTGTCGTCGGCGAGGAATGCGCCGTCGGCGACGGTGGTGAACTTCGGCAGCACCAGCGCCGTCGAGATCTCGGTGTTGCGGCCGACCTTGGCGCCGAGCAGTCGCAGCCAGAGCGGCGTGAGCAGGCTCGCGTACAGCGGGAACAGGAAGGTGCGGGCCGAGTCCATGAGCCGCTCGGTGGCCCAGACCTGCCAGCCGACCCGGCTTCGGACGGGGTGGTAGCCCTCGGTGAGTCCGATCGACAGCAGCCGCACCGCGATCACCGTCAGCGCGGCGAAGACGAACAGCGACAGAACCGTCGCGACCGGCAGGATCGCCAGGGACCACAGGGCCGCATCCCCGAGGTCGGCGGCGTCGCGGATCCACCAGCCGACGAGCAGGATGCCGACGGCGAGGCCGAAGATCGGCATGCCCGCCAGCACCACGGACGTGACGCCGAAGATCGGCACCCAGTGCGGGGCGCGGCGCGGTGTGTGGTCGGGCCACGGGTGCGTCGCCTTGCCCACCTTCACCGCCGGGGACCCGGCCCAGTGCTGCTCGGCCTTGACCTTCCCGAACACCGCCGAGCCGGGCGCGACCTCGGCGCCGCGGCCGATCCGGGCGCCGGGCAACAGCGTGGAGCGGGCGCCGACGGTGGCGCCGTCGCCGATCCGGATCTCACCGATGTGCACGACGTCGCCGTCGATCCAGTGCCCGGACAGGTCCACTTCGGGTTCGACCGAGCAGCCGTCGCCGAGTACGAGCATGCCCGTGACCGGTGGCAGGGTGTGCAGGTCGACGCCGTTACCCACCCGCGCGCCGAGGGCGCGCGCGAAGTACAGCATCCACGGCGCACCCGACAGGTTGTCGGCACCGCTGGCCTCGACCAGGCGCAGCGCGATCCACAGCCGCAGGTGTTCGCTGCCGCCGCGTCGATAGGTGCCCGGATTCAGGCCGCGCAGCAGCGTGCGCGCCCCGAGTACCGCGATGCCCATCCGTCCCAGCGGGGTGATGAACAGGAAGAAGGCGAGCGCCACCCACCACCACGACAGTGTCGGTGCCCACGGCACATCCAGCCACGACAGCACGTTGCCGGCGATCGCCAGCCACGTGACCCACTGCAGACCCGTGAGCGTCGTGAGCGGCACCGTGGCCGCGATCTGCGCGAGCTGCGCGCGCAGCGGCGTCGGCGCGACGTGGCGCGGTTCGACGGTCTCGGTGGGGGAGAGTTCGTCGAGGAAGCCGGCGAGCGAGCCGAGCCGCGGATGGTCGTACAGCTGGGCGACGGTGATCTCGGGGAAGCGCTCGCGCAGCGCCGTGACGAGCTGCGCCGCGGACAGTGAGCCGCCGCCCATCTCGAAGAAGTCGTCGTCGGGGCCGGTGACACCCGCGCCGAGGATCGACGCCCACAGCCCGGCGACCCAGGCGGCGGTGCCGTCGAGGCTGAGGGCCGGATCGACCGTGTCTTCGCGGGCACCGGGCAGCGGCCACGGCAGCGCGTTCCGATCGACCTTGCCCGACGTACGCGTGGGCAGCTCGTCGACCAGCGCGAGCCGCGGCACCAGGGCCGCGGGCAGCTGCTCGGCCAGCTGGTCCCGCGCCGCCCTGACGTCGAAGTCCGGATCGGTGCTCGCGAGGTACCCGACGAGGACAGAGGTGCCCGCCGCGGTCTTGCGGACCGCGGCCGCGGCGCCGCTGACGCCGGGCAGGTTCTGCAGCGCGTTGTCGACCTCGCCCAGTTCGATGCGCCGGCCACCCAGCTTCACCTGGTCGTCGGCGCGGCCCTGGAACAGCAGACCGGCCGTGTCGAGGCGGACCAGGTCGCCGCTGCGGTACGCGCGGTCCCAGCCCAGGGTCGGCATCGGCGCGTACTTCTCGGCGTCCTTCGCCGGGTCGAGGTACCGGGCGAGCCCGACACCCCCGATGACGAGTTCGCCCACGTCGCCCTCGGCGACCGGTTCGCCGGCCCCGTCGACCACGGCGAGGTCCCAGCCGTCGAGCGGCAGCCCGATCCGGACCGGGCCGGTGCCGTCCATGAGCGCGCCGCACGCGACGACGGTGGCCTCGGTGGGCCCGTACGTGTTCCACACCTCGCGTCCGGGCACCGCGAGCCGCTCGGCCAGGTCCGGCGGGCAGGCCTCGCCGCCGAAGATCAACAACCGCACGGCCTCGAGCGCCTCGGCCGGCCACAGCGCCGCGAGCGTGGGGACGGTGGAGACGACCGTGACATCGCGCGAGACCAGCCACGGGCCGAGATCCATGCCGCTGCGCACCAGCGAGCGCGGTGCCGGCACCAGGGCGGCGCCGTGCCGCCACGCCAGCCACATCTCCTCGCACGACGCGTCGAACGCCACCGACAGGCCCGCGAGGACGCGATCCTCGGGCCCGATCGGGCTGTCCTGCAGGAACATCCGAGCCTCGGCGTCGACGAACGCCGCGGCGTTGCGGTGCGTGACCGCGACCCCCTTCGGGGTGCCGGTGGAGCCGGACGTGAAGATGATCCAGGCGTCGTCGTCGGGGGTCGGACGACGGACCTCCGGGGCTGCCGCACGCGCAGGTGCGGTGCCGGGTTGCACGCCGTCGGCGGTGAGGATCGCCGCCACCTGCGCCTCCCCGAACACCAGGTCGGCGCGCTCGTCGGGATCGTCGGCGTCCACCGGCACGTACGCCGCGCCGGCCGCGAGCACCGACAGGATCGCGACGTACAGGTCGCGGGAGCCCGACGGCATCCGGACACCCACCCGATCGCCCGCGCCGACGCCGGCATCGGCGAGCCAGCGGGCGCCCGTCTCCAGTTGCCCGATCAGTTCGCGGTACGTCAGAGGCAGGTGGCCGTCGTCGATCGCCGTGGCCTCCGGGTACGCCTCGGCAGTTGCGGTGAGGATGTCGATGAGCGTGCGTGGCGCGGGCGCGAGCGCGGACCGGAGCATCTCGGCGGGTATCCGGTGCATCCGGTGCGGATCAGTCTGGTTTGTCGATGGCTGGGCAGACAATCCGGGGCGTCCCTCTCTGGTCCTGGCTGTGCGGGCACCTGGTTGTCTCACGACCAGGTGTCCGGCTGATGAACACGCTCCGACGGCGT
This window contains:
- a CDS encoding GntR family transcriptional regulator, coding for MSKLYSAAELAYREVKELILSGELPGGELISEGEIATRMGSSRTPVREAFLRLEAEGWMRLYPKRGALIVPVAEGEAEHVVDARLLIEVHAAQVAAASPRTREALVAALRANLEEQRDTAAQGDAARFSTLDANFHRALVRAGGNPLLESFYDGLRERQRRMTAHSLARDPDQITKIVDDHTRLADLIEAGDAEGFASAVGRHMREVHSLGNGGIR
- a CDS encoding MFS transporter — protein: MTAVDESTTTTASAKPTRTRSWALVAAGMFAVAWGGNEFTPLLVMYKLDHGFTQVVVDTFLFAYVFGIVPALLIGGPLSDRLGRRALMLPAPFIAVAGSLVLASAPDSAPMLIVGRILSGVALGLGMAVGGSWVKELSSPEYDPKAGPGSGARRAAMSLTAGFGVGAGIAGVLAQWGPWPSAFPYAVHIAIALAAGIAMLRAPETRAAVPRADRGRLAADLKIPSAGHRRFLYVAAPVAPWVFGAAASAYAVLPALMTSRSGGAPIAFSALLCVIGLGSGFAIQAVGRRIDTPLNARAVAVALAVLVAGMSLAAVASSALTVPLAMIAAAVLGCGYGMALVSGLQEIQRIAGPDDLAGLTAVFYSLSYLGFAVPAVMAVIAETNPALTYPMMFVIGAIVAAASLVLVVVKWRADLPAAVAAEASERR
- a CDS encoding Pls/PosA family non-ribosomal peptide synthetase; the encoded protein is MHRIPAEMLRSALAPAPRTLIDILTATAEAYPEATAIDDGHLPLTYRELIGQLETGARWLADAGVGAGDRVGVRMPSGSRDLYVAILSVLAAGAAYVPVDADDPDERADLVFGEAQVAAILTADGVQPGTAPARAAAPEVRRPTPDDDAWIIFTSGSTGTPKGVAVTHRNAAAFVDAEARMFLQDSPIGPEDRVLAGLSVAFDASCEEMWLAWRHGAALVPAPRSLVRSGMDLGPWLVSRDVTVVSTVPTLAALWPAEALEAVRLLIFGGEACPPDLAERLAVPGREVWNTYGPTEATVVACGALMDGTGPVRIGLPLDGWDLAVVDGAGEPVAEGDVGELVIGGVGLARYLDPAKDAEKYAPMPTLGWDRAYRSGDLVRLDTAGLLFQGRADDQVKLGGRRIELGEVDNALQNLPGVSGAAAAVRKTAAGTSVLVGYLASTDPDFDVRAARDQLAEQLPAALVPRLALVDELPTRTSGKVDRNALPWPLPGAREDTVDPALSLDGTAAWVAGLWASILGAGVTGPDDDFFEMGGGSLSAAQLVTALRERFPEITVAQLYDHPRLGSLAGFLDELSPTETVEPRHVAPTPLRAQLAQIAATVPLTTLTGLQWVTWLAIAGNVLSWLDVPWAPTLSWWWVALAFFLFITPLGRMGIAVLGARTLLRGLNPGTYRRGGSEHLRLWIALRLVEASGADNLSGAPWMLYFARALGARVGNGVDLHTLPPVTGMLVLGDGCSVEPEVDLSGHWIDGDVVHIGEIRIGDGATVGARSTLLPGARIGRGAEVAPGSAVFGKVKAEQHWAGSPAVKVGKATHPWPDHTPRRAPHWVPIFGVTSVVLAGMPIFGLAVGILLVGWWIRDAADLGDAALWSLAILPVATVLSLFVFAALTVIAVRLLSIGLTEGYHPVRSRVGWQVWATERLMDSARTFLFPLYASLLTPLWLRLLGAKVGRNTEISTALVLPKFTTVADGAFLADDTMVASYELGGGWMRVEPAKVGKRAFLGNSGMAGPGRRVPKNGLVAVLSAAPSKAKSGSSWLGSPPVRLRRAATESDASRTFAPPLRLKIARAVVETCRLIPVMVTFGIGLGVLFALAWLVSVGGFALAALGGGVVLMIAGAVAGAVSVAAKWLVVGRIGAVEHPLWSSFVWRNEVSDAFVETVAAPWFARAANGTAVMNVWLRGLGATIGRGVWCETYWLPEADLVTLGDGATVERGCVVQTHLFHDRIMSMDTVTLGAGATLGPHCVALPAAGLGDGATVGPASLVMRGDTVPPSTRWQGNPIAPWPDSTTNGGTR
- a CDS encoding FadR/GntR family transcriptional regulator — protein: MTEHALHSGPLVPQLEALLAQRIRTGEWAVGERIPSETELATEIGVGRSSVREAVRLLVRDGLLDVRRGIGTFVVEPQTGDPGLEQLLRRSRILEVLEVRRALEAEAARLAAERAHPEGLAKVRRQLAERHARQPLDAEAFVEADLDFHQAVVELAGNSVLSALFASVRPVLHEVLVEMVRNEPIPDTACAHDALVHALEEGDPTAAVAATEANLDPVMATLREEGPRP
- a CDS encoding M1 family metallopeptidase, whose translation is MKPGKFYEEPIDPYLPQNGNRGYRVSRYELDLTYKVPSNRLSGKASITATTTDVRGKFSLDLAQTMQVSKVSVNGGRGAKYTHRGGKLTITPAQKIPAGGLLAITVQYGGNPEPIVTMWGDVGWEELDEGSLVASQPNGAASWFPCDDHPSSKASYNISITTDSPYHAVANGTLVRKQTRASHTTWVYEQAEPMSSYLATIQIGPYERRRVGHGRVPIHALHPKELRVPFDHDFARQPEMMDVFERLFGPYPFEDYSVVVTGDELEIPIEAQGLSIFGANHCDGVRGSERLVAHELAHQWFGNSLTLGMWKDIWLHEGFACYAEWLWSENSGGPDAHTHAQQAHRGLAGKPQDILLGDPGPRLMFDDRIYKRGALTLHALRRQIGDDAFFALLQKWTAKYRHSTVSTEQFTDLAAHFTDKPLRPLWDAWLAAKPLPAL
- a CDS encoding ABC transporter ATP-binding protein, producing MSTRIHREVVLSAENVDLVRDGRPLLNGIDVQIEQGQHWVLLGANGAGKSTLLSLLGAVAHPTRGTVHVLGHRLGRVDMRELRSHIGHVNPRHVVERPLTVRDIVLTGLTNTPEFAQRWQPTEADRERAEELIAMMGMSERLEARWPVLSQGERGRALIARALMPDPPVLLLDEPATGLDLAAREQLLTALDEMRAQHPSMASILVTHHIEEIPTTTTHAILIRDGVIIAQGSAASVITTERISECFDHPIDILRNGGRYSAQARAPKVGSTA